The Spirosoma radiotolerans genome has a window encoding:
- a CDS encoding ComEA family DNA-binding protein translates to MRNVYLLTIAAWLIVCSAFCQANRPDYRVSDRPADALSQRLQDLFPVQTEGVDYQSVYDGLAQLYANPLDLNSATRDELEATYLFTQRQLSSLATYRAEFGDLLSIYELQAVPDFDVSTIRRLLPFVTVAGNQGLFGAYTTPTDNYLIVRYERLIEQQKGFSDATPDKKGNLPTRYLGSPGQWYARYRYSRPRAFSIGLTVEQDPGEQLEWQPSARRYGIDYVSFHAQVQNRGKWKNLLIGDYQLQIGQGLILSAGFVLGKSAETVQTIRRPTLGARPFTSLTEYGYFRGVVATYSLHPELDLTLMAARNRRDANIAADSLGAGVIATSLQTSGLHRTLSERDDQGSLPETNVGLHLLYHNRQQVHLGLTVLRTSFNTFFRRRDLAYNQYEFTGRQNVVAGLHGGYIWRNWNLFGELARSSGSETNSGGIGVVAGALVSLTKKVDMSVTIRHYDRNFHSFYSNGFSEGSRTINESGAYVGVKYTIYRRLTLGGFIDYFSFPWLKYLVDKPSKGFDYLLQARYSPSRQTTFYALYHEEHKEKNLTVDKVKDVVGTTRRNYVLNADYKLRHGLSLRSRVQWGSFRYAGQLPSRGFVLVQDATLEVRKFSLSGRVALFGTDDYDSRQYVYERDVLYAFSFPAYFNQGVRHYLLAQYNLSRHLDVWVRWARTDLTNQDTVGSDLDQINAPHKSEVKIQVRWRF, encoded by the coding sequence TTGCGAAACGTTTATCTGCTTACTATAGCTGCATGGCTGATCGTTTGTTCAGCTTTTTGCCAGGCTAACAGACCTGACTATCGAGTTTCTGACCGACCGGCCGATGCACTGAGCCAGCGCCTACAGGATTTATTCCCAGTGCAAACCGAAGGCGTCGATTATCAATCGGTGTACGATGGCCTGGCACAACTTTATGCTAATCCGCTTGACTTGAATAGTGCCACGCGCGATGAGCTGGAAGCAACATACCTCTTTACACAACGCCAACTGAGCAGTCTGGCCACCTACCGGGCTGAGTTCGGTGATCTGTTATCCATTTATGAGCTACAGGCTGTCCCCGACTTCGATGTCTCGACTATTCGGCGGTTATTGCCCTTTGTAACGGTAGCCGGTAACCAGGGATTGTTCGGTGCTTATACGACCCCAACGGATAACTACCTAATTGTTCGTTACGAACGACTTATTGAGCAGCAAAAGGGATTTTCGGACGCTACGCCCGATAAAAAAGGAAACCTCCCGACTCGGTATCTGGGTAGTCCGGGTCAATGGTATGCCCGCTACCGATACAGCCGTCCGCGTGCGTTTAGCATAGGCCTGACTGTGGAACAGGACCCCGGTGAACAGTTGGAGTGGCAGCCTTCGGCCCGTCGATACGGCATTGATTATGTTTCATTTCACGCGCAGGTGCAGAATCGGGGTAAGTGGAAAAATTTACTAATTGGTGATTATCAACTGCAAATTGGGCAGGGACTGATTCTTTCGGCAGGCTTTGTGCTGGGCAAAAGCGCCGAAACAGTGCAGACCATTCGTCGGCCAACCCTGGGTGCCCGGCCCTTCACATCCCTCACCGAATATGGGTACTTCCGGGGTGTAGTAGCTACATATAGCCTGCACCCCGAACTGGACTTAACCCTCATGGCGGCTCGAAACCGGCGCGACGCCAATATTGCGGCCGATAGTTTGGGGGCGGGCGTCATCGCTACGTCACTACAAACATCAGGTTTACACCGGACGCTATCTGAGCGCGACGATCAGGGAAGTTTGCCGGAAACAAACGTTGGGCTGCACCTGCTCTATCACAATCGCCAACAGGTTCACCTTGGGCTAACGGTGCTACGCACCAGTTTTAACACTTTTTTCCGTCGGCGCGATCTGGCTTATAATCAGTATGAGTTTACGGGCAGGCAAAATGTAGTGGCTGGCCTACACGGTGGATACATCTGGCGTAACTGGAATCTGTTTGGTGAACTAGCCCGCAGCAGTGGCTCTGAGACGAATTCGGGCGGCATTGGAGTCGTGGCCGGGGCGTTGGTTAGTCTGACAAAAAAAGTTGATATGTCGGTAACTATACGGCATTATGACCGCAACTTTCATAGTTTTTATAGTAACGGATTCAGTGAGGGGAGCCGGACAATCAACGAATCGGGGGCTTACGTCGGTGTGAAATACACCATTTATCGTCGGCTGACATTGGGCGGCTTTATTGATTATTTCAGCTTCCCTTGGCTAAAGTATTTAGTGGATAAGCCCTCGAAAGGGTTTGATTATTTGTTACAGGCCCGCTACTCGCCTAGCCGACAAACGACCTTTTACGCGCTCTACCATGAAGAACACAAAGAGAAAAACTTAACTGTAGATAAAGTTAAAGACGTAGTGGGAACTACACGCCGGAACTACGTCCTGAACGCGGACTATAAGCTGAGGCATGGCTTATCGCTACGTTCGCGGGTGCAGTGGGGTAGCTTTCGGTATGCGGGACAACTGCCCTCACGTGGGTTTGTGCTGGTGCAGGATGCAACGCTGGAAGTACGAAAATTTAGTCTGAGTGGAAGGGTTGCCCTGTTTGGTACAGATGATTACGATAGCCGTCAATATGTTTATGAGCGCGATGTCCTGTATGCCTTCTCCTTTCCCGCTTACTTTAATCAGGGCGTCCGGCATTATTTATTGGCCCAGTATAACCTGAGTCGCCATCTGGATGTTTGGGTGCGCTGGGCCAGAACAGACCTCACCAATCAGGACACCGTTGGCTCCGACCTCGACCAAATCAACGCACCTCATAAATCAGAAGTGAAAATACAGGTCCGATGGCGGTTCTGA
- a CDS encoding ABC transporter ATP-binding protein: MIDIKNITKSFGDRQVLAGIDGSFKPGDTSLIIGGSGTGKSVLLKCMIGLIKPDSGQVLYDGRDFLTSDLDAQKAIRREMGVLFQGSALFDSKTVLENVRFPLDMLTDQSESEKVDRAQECLRRVGLEKAGDRMPSEISGGMKKRVGIARAIVLNPKYLFCDEPNSGLDPLTSIKIDQLISEITDEYQITTVVITHDMNSMMEIGEQIMFLYEGHKLWQGNSSTLTHSNVKELNEFINANKLIREMEK; this comes from the coding sequence ATGATTGACATTAAAAACATTACGAAATCCTTCGGCGATCGGCAAGTGCTGGCGGGAATTGACGGTAGCTTCAAACCAGGCGACACAAGCCTGATTATCGGGGGGAGTGGCACCGGCAAGAGTGTGCTGCTAAAGTGCATGATTGGCCTCATCAAGCCTGATTCCGGCCAAGTTTTGTATGATGGACGCGACTTTCTGACCAGCGACCTGGATGCCCAAAAAGCAATTCGACGCGAAATGGGTGTTCTGTTTCAAGGTTCGGCGCTGTTTGACTCGAAAACTGTTCTGGAAAACGTTCGCTTCCCGCTCGATATGCTCACCGATCAATCGGAGAGCGAAAAGGTAGACCGCGCGCAAGAGTGCTTACGGCGAGTTGGGCTTGAAAAAGCGGGCGACCGGATGCCATCTGAAATTAGTGGCGGGATGAAAAAACGGGTTGGTATTGCCCGCGCTATCGTCTTGAATCCCAAATACTTATTCTGCGATGAACCGAACTCCGGCCTGGACCCGCTAACGTCCATCAAAATTGATCAGCTCATTTCAGAGATCACGGATGAGTATCAAATCACAACCGTTGTGATCACTCACGATATGAACTCAATGATGGAGATTGGCGAGCAAATTATGTTTCTTTATGAAGGGCACAAGCTCTGGCAGGGAAATAGCAGCACGCTCACCCATTCTAACGTAAAGGAATTGAATGAGTTTATCAATGCCAATAAGCTGATTCGAGAAATGGAAAAGTAA